From Acidimicrobiia bacterium, a single genomic window includes:
- the rpsT gene encoding 30S ribosomal protein S20, whose protein sequence is MANIKSQKKRILTNEKRRRRNLAVRSELKTRVKRAREAAESGGEDAAERLRMAQKRLAMAGEKGIIHKRQAARRTSRLMRQAARALAGD, encoded by the coding sequence ATGGCGAACATCAAGAGCCAGAAGAAGCGGATCCTCACGAACGAGAAGCGGCGCCGCCGCAACCTCGCTGTCCGCTCGGAGCTCAAGACCCGCGTGAAGCGCGCCCGCGAGGCGGCCGAGAGCGGCGGCGAGGACGCCGCGGAGCGGTTGCGGATGGCCCAGAAGCGGCTCGCGATGGCGGGTGAGAAGGGCATCATCCACAAGCGGCAGGCTGCCCGCCGCACCTCGCGCCTGATGCGTCAGGCGGCCCGCGCGCTCGCCGGCGACTAG